One stretch of Aquimarina sp. Aq107 DNA includes these proteins:
- a CDS encoding DUF6443 domain-containing protein, with product MKKYIFILISIYVYNVNAQSLDQNFTMSVVPKEEMSISEVNEIVNISSGSSSTITIDDPRSNENFTASQSITLSPGAHLTPDVLLRISDLTLINESVYRSITYYDGLGRPIQSNAIGQSPNGLDIVNHYEYDQFGRTEKSYLPLPSNQNTGNFISNPVSQINSYYQNTYEDTNPYAQQRFDNSPLSRVLESASPGDDWLLSENSNTNHTSKFETITNTSNEIRRFDIGDSNNLISGLSYYNPNELVKNISKNENWKPTDGKLNTKEVFTDKNGRIITSINYIKDNGVEQKLITQYIYDYKGRLVYMIPPEAYEKIEDVITYEEFNISIPFENFVQNPMQVIAQGDSNFSLQPYNNEGNTVTDYHFGGNVDFQLDDINSESGAFLKLGDIFTLPNGSIIIPDRPLFNIYRPGSNNTIWYEFSLINGTIHNTLRVTNGPDNDPQAAFRVSLINFNFEDLLPARFALNPSNLNDLAFQYKYDKYNRQIGQKMPGKAWQYVVYDQLDRPILTQDYQLRSLNQWMFNKYDALGRTIYSGKFSSSLTQEQSQAQIDNFINNSNNLSNVENRTNTTNIIGGVSINYSNTAFPNTDIIEVTSVNYYDDYNFSDSDKPSIPTNVLGQVVTSKTKGLPTASWSKTIGANTWTKSYPFYDHKTQEIKVYGKNHLSGSNIVETELDFTGNVQKVITTHKRTSSSPSIQTTDRFEYDNAGRLTNQLQKINNQQEERIVEHVYNELGELTNKKIGGTSNNTTALQNIEYKRNIRGWLKQLNNPNQDLGNDLFAFETRYNNANSGITPLYSGTITGVDWKSAINDNLKTYDYQYDNLGRISKATFSSSSVTENNRYNVSNLNYDRNGNITSLSRNGWQNSSSYLDMDNLMYEYNGNQLTKVTDSGNDQYGFKDANNNNTVDYEYDENGNLIRDNHKKFSITYNYLNLPSKVTFDNGEIIDITYNSTGAKLSKTYTSGANTTKTEYLGGFQYTNSQLQFFGQAEGFVYKVGNSYKYAYVYADHLGNNRLSYTDANNNGNIETNEIISNTDYYPFGLTHSGELQASIASEYNYKFQGKEIQQEGGLDHYDFGSRMYDASLGRWFAVDPQGQFSSPYLAMGNNPVMMVDPDGEFSWLATLVGAFVYTAFDAARGNVNNWEDFFTSLGTGAAQSAFAGYESVENAAFGAAYSQFNSVATGDATGDGLTLSFNPTYSWGSNFGGWGLNASINGRLGNFEGSIGYGFTNYGTFDVDKGHRTVSNETRLSYSLGWNDGDTGLRFYTTKFTDGLGKNGGQRVGGLDFTSGKFGFRYENDGFPFQYIGIGSNSLGDGNDSYRTAALQLSYGDFSYGFNLFTGYRDDYSEDSDKLNDRIKANHGRLDVPFNPVFDEEYPHNFVEEEGPKYRLGAQYLAYKGYRVGLNSEKNRHKIQDLRAHDIYLAVKLFGKKLALDTRQPGFIMTHNRKALYFQYNSYNNPYTLW from the coding sequence ATGAAAAAGTACATATTCATATTAATTAGCATTTATGTATATAATGTAAATGCACAGTCTTTAGATCAAAATTTCACAATGTCTGTAGTTCCTAAAGAGGAAATGAGTATTAGTGAGGTTAATGAAATTGTGAATATTTCATCTGGATCATCGAGTACAATAACTATAGATGATCCCAGAAGCAATGAAAATTTTACAGCTTCTCAATCTATCACATTATCACCAGGAGCACATTTAACACCAGATGTACTTCTTAGAATTAGTGATCTAACACTAATAAATGAATCAGTATATAGAAGTATTACGTATTATGATGGATTAGGTAGACCAATACAATCAAATGCTATTGGTCAGAGTCCTAACGGCCTTGATATTGTAAACCATTATGAATATGATCAATTCGGTAGAACGGAAAAATCCTATTTACCATTACCATCTAATCAAAATACAGGTAACTTTATTAGTAATCCTGTTTCTCAGATTAACTCATATTATCAAAACACTTATGAAGATACAAATCCGTATGCTCAACAAAGATTTGATAATTCTCCTTTAAGTCGCGTATTAGAATCTGCTTCTCCAGGTGATGATTGGTTATTATCTGAAAACAGCAATACTAATCATACATCTAAGTTTGAAACAATTACTAATACATCTAATGAAATTAGAAGATTTGATATTGGTGATTCTAATAATTTGATTTCTGGCCTTTCATATTATAACCCCAATGAGTTAGTAAAAAACATTAGTAAGAATGAGAATTGGAAACCAACTGATGGTAAATTAAATACTAAAGAAGTTTTTACCGATAAAAATGGAAGAATAATTACTTCTATAAACTATATAAAAGATAATGGAGTTGAACAAAAACTAATTACACAATATATCTATGACTATAAGGGTAGATTGGTATATATGATACCTCCTGAAGCATATGAGAAAATCGAAGATGTAATTACATATGAAGAATTTAATATTTCTATTCCTTTTGAAAATTTTGTACAAAATCCAATGCAAGTAATTGCTCAAGGAGATTCTAATTTTTCTTTGCAACCATATAATAATGAAGGGAATACCGTTACAGATTATCATTTTGGAGGAAATGTAGATTTCCAATTAGATGATATTAATTCTGAATCGGGAGCTTTTTTAAAATTAGGTGATATTTTCACATTACCGAATGGCAGTATTATCATACCAGATAGGCCATTATTCAATATATATAGACCGGGAAGCAATAATACAATTTGGTATGAATTTTCTCTGATAAATGGAACGATTCATAATACGTTAAGAGTTACAAATGGCCCTGATAATGATCCTCAGGCTGCGTTTAGAGTTTCTCTTATAAATTTTAACTTCGAAGATTTACTTCCTGCACGATTTGCTTTGAACCCATCAAATCTTAATGATTTAGCATTTCAGTATAAGTATGACAAATACAATAGACAAATTGGTCAAAAAATGCCGGGAAAAGCATGGCAATACGTAGTATATGACCAACTGGATAGGCCCATTTTAACTCAAGATTATCAATTAAGAAGTTTAAATCAATGGATGTTTAACAAGTATGATGCATTAGGAAGAACTATATACTCAGGAAAATTTAGTAGTAGTTTAACACAAGAACAATCACAAGCACAAATAGATAATTTTATTAATAACTCTAATAACCTTTCTAATGTAGAAAATAGAACAAATACCACTAATATTATTGGTGGAGTTTCCATTAACTATTCCAATACTGCATTTCCAAATACTGACATTATAGAAGTCACATCCGTAAACTATTATGATGATTATAACTTTTCTGACTCTGATAAACCATCGATTCCAACAAATGTATTAGGACAAGTGGTAACTTCTAAAACCAAAGGTTTACCCACTGCAAGTTGGTCAAAAACTATTGGAGCAAATACCTGGACCAAGTCATATCCGTTTTACGATCATAAAACTCAAGAAATAAAGGTATATGGAAAAAACCACCTTTCTGGTTCCAATATTGTAGAAACTGAACTGGATTTTACTGGAAATGTACAGAAAGTCATAACTACTCATAAAAGAACTTCCTCCTCACCAAGTATCCAAACGACAGATAGGTTTGAATATGATAATGCCGGCAGATTAACAAATCAACTTCAAAAGATAAATAATCAACAAGAAGAAAGAATTGTAGAGCATGTTTATAACGAACTAGGAGAATTAACTAATAAAAAAATTGGAGGTACATCTAATAATACAACAGCTTTACAAAATATTGAATACAAAAGAAATATAAGAGGTTGGCTAAAACAATTGAACAATCCAAATCAAGATTTAGGCAATGACCTGTTTGCATTTGAAACCAGATATAATAATGCTAATTCAGGAATTACCCCTCTTTATTCCGGAACCATTACAGGAGTAGACTGGAAATCAGCCATCAATGATAATTTAAAAACCTATGATTATCAATATGACAATTTAGGAAGAATTTCTAAGGCAACATTTTCTAGTAGTTCAGTTACTGAAAACAATCGTTACAACGTGTCTAATTTGAACTATGATAGAAATGGTAATATTACATCGTTATCCAGAAATGGCTGGCAAAACAGTTCTTCATATTTAGATATGGACAATCTAATGTATGAATATAATGGCAACCAGCTTACTAAAGTTACTGATTCTGGAAACGATCAATATGGTTTTAAAGATGCTAACAATAATAACACTGTAGATTATGAATATGATGAAAACGGTAACCTGATAAGGGATAATCATAAAAAATTTAGTATTACTTATAACTATCTTAATTTGCCTAGTAAAGTGACCTTTGACAATGGAGAAATAATTGATATCACCTATAACTCTACCGGGGCAAAATTATCTAAAACGTATACTTCCGGAGCAAATACTACAAAAACAGAATATTTAGGAGGTTTCCAATATACTAATTCTCAACTCCAGTTTTTCGGGCAAGCTGAAGGTTTCGTGTATAAAGTAGGTAATTCTTATAAGTATGCCTATGTGTATGCAGATCATTTAGGAAATAACAGGTTATCGTATACTGATGCCAATAATAATGGTAATATAGAGACTAATGAAATTATATCAAATACAGATTATTATCCCTTTGGATTAACCCATTCAGGAGAACTACAAGCATCAATTGCCAGCGAATACAATTACAAGTTCCAAGGCAAAGAAATACAACAAGAAGGTGGTCTTGATCATTATGATTTTGGATCTCGAATGTATGATGCTTCTTTAGGAAGATGGTTTGCAGTAGATCCACAAGGACAATTTAGTAGTCCATATTTGGCGATGGGTAATAATCCCGTCATGATGGTAGATCCTGATGGAGAGTTTTCATGGCTTGCCACATTAGTTGGTGCCTTTGTATATACAGCCTTTGATGCAGCAAGAGGTAATGTTAACAATTGGGAAGACTTTTTTACATCATTAGGTACAGGAGCGGCTCAAAGTGCTTTTGCTGGATATGAAAGTGTAGAAAATGCCGCTTTTGGAGCTGCGTATTCTCAGTTTAATAGTGTTGCAACGGGTGATGCTACAGGTGACGGACTAACCTTATCATTTAATCCTACTTATAGTTGGGGGTCAAATTTTGGAGGTTGGGGACTCAATGCTAGTATCAATGGACGTTTAGGTAATTTTGAAGGAAGTATTGGATATGGTTTTACTAATTATGGTACCTTTGATGTAGATAAAGGACATAGAACAGTATCAAATGAGACAAGGTTATCGTATTCATTAGGATGGAATGATGGAGATACGGGACTACGTTTTTATACTACAAAATTTACTGATGGCCTTGGTAAAAATGGAGGGCAAAGGGTAGGTGGATTGGATTTTACTTCAGGTAAATTTGGTTTTCGATATGAAAATGATGGATTTCCATTTCAGTATATCGGAATAGGATCTAACTCTTTAGGTGATGGAAATGATAGCTATAGAACTGCTGCTTTACAGTTAAGCTATGGAGATTTCAGTTATGGGTTTAATTTATTCACAGGCTACAGAGACGACTACAGTGAAGATTCTGATAAATTAAATGACAGAATTAAAGCTAACCATGGAAGACTAGATGTCCCTTTTAATCCAGTATTTGATGAGGAATATCCACATAATTTTGTTGAAGAGGAAGGTCCTAAATATAGATTAGGAGCTCAATATTTAGCTTATAAAGGGTATCGTGTGGGATTAAATTCGGAAAAAAATCGTCACAAAATTCAGGATTTACGTGCACACGATATATATCTTGCGGTAAAGTTATTTGGTAAAAAGTTAGCCCTAGATACTAGACAACCTGGTTTCATTATGACTCACAATAGAAAGGCATTATACTTTCAATATAATTCATATAATAATCCATATACATTATGGTAA